One window of Oscillibacter hominis genomic DNA carries:
- a CDS encoding SLOG family protein, which translates to MDMKSKTCCFTGHRQIPKEVRPALEQELEQTLRDLTAQGVVYYGAGGALGFDTLAAQTVLRLRREFPQIRLILVLPCPEQTRGWRSEDVAEYQRILSSADKVVYVSDHYDRGCMHRRNRHLVDHSGTCVAYCARSTGGTAYTVRYARSKGLPVLYLGGASPLL; encoded by the coding sequence ATGGACATGAAATCAAAGACCTGCTGCTTCACCGGCCACCGGCAAATCCCCAAGGAGGTCCGCCCCGCCCTGGAGCAGGAGCTGGAGCAAACGCTGCGCGATCTGACCGCCCAGGGAGTGGTCTACTACGGCGCCGGCGGCGCGCTGGGGTTCGACACCCTGGCCGCCCAGACCGTTCTGCGCCTGCGCCGGGAATTCCCGCAAATCCGCCTCATTCTGGTACTCCCCTGCCCGGAGCAGACAAGGGGCTGGCGCAGTGAAGACGTGGCTGAATACCAGCGCATTCTGTCTTCCGCCGACAAAGTGGTCTATGTCTCCGACCACTATGACCGGGGCTGCATGCACCGCCGCAACCGCCACCTGGTGGATCACAGCGGCACATGCGTGGCCTACTGCGCCAGGTCTACCGGCGGCACAGCCTACACGGTGCGCTACGCCCGGTCAAAAGGCCTTCCGGTCTTATATTTGGGAGGCGCATCGCCCCTTTTATAA
- a CDS encoding DUF1015 domain-containing protein: MKEKFEKLGFYPADILLPKDAEMEKWAVVACDQFTSQPEYWERVEKTVGDAPSTLRLILPEAKLNDPNVDQHIADINAAMADYLKRDVFKTLTDSLIYIERSQSDGKIRHGLIGMVDLDQYDFTPGSGALIRATEGTVLERIPPRVRVRKDAPIELPHVMLLIDDPDKTVIEPLTAAADGMEKVYDFELMESGGHLKGYQLSAAQIDAVAAALTGLASDEAMEKKYGMKGVAPLLFAVGDGNHSLATAKACYEEAKKNTPESQWAELPSRYALVEVVNNHDDALQFEPIHRVVFGVDPEKVIAAFKDAYPSAYEGQGEGHTIAYTYAGHSGCLTVPDPKVQLAVGTLQSFLDQYLKANGGEVDYIHGDEVTDELGSKPGNIGFKLPAMGKDQLFKTVMADGVLPRKTFSMGHAQDKRYYVEARKIK, from the coding sequence ATGAAGGAAAAGTTTGAGAAGCTGGGGTTCTATCCCGCGGACATCCTGCTGCCCAAGGACGCGGAGATGGAGAAGTGGGCTGTGGTGGCCTGCGACCAGTTTACCTCTCAGCCCGAGTATTGGGAGCGTGTGGAGAAGACGGTGGGAGACGCGCCCTCCACGCTGCGCCTGATCCTGCCCGAGGCCAAATTGAACGACCCCAATGTGGACCAGCACATTGCCGACATCAACGCCGCCATGGCCGACTACCTGAAGCGGGATGTATTCAAAACCCTGACCGACTCTTTGATTTACATTGAGCGCTCCCAGTCCGACGGAAAGATCCGCCACGGCCTCATCGGCATGGTGGATCTGGACCAGTACGACTTCACCCCCGGTTCCGGCGCCCTGATCCGTGCCACCGAAGGCACCGTGCTGGAGCGCATCCCGCCCCGGGTGCGGGTCCGCAAGGATGCTCCCATTGAGCTGCCCCATGTGATGCTGCTCATCGACGACCCGGACAAGACCGTCATCGAGCCGCTGACCGCCGCCGCGGACGGAATGGAGAAGGTCTATGACTTCGAGCTGATGGAAAGCGGCGGACACCTGAAGGGCTACCAGCTCTCCGCCGCCCAGATCGACGCTGTGGCCGCCGCCCTGACCGGCCTTGCCTCCGACGAGGCCATGGAGAAGAAGTACGGCATGAAGGGCGTTGCGCCGCTGCTGTTTGCCGTGGGCGACGGCAACCACTCCCTGGCCACCGCCAAGGCCTGCTATGAAGAGGCCAAGAAGAACACGCCCGAGAGCCAGTGGGCTGAACTGCCCTCCCGCTATGCGCTGGTGGAAGTGGTCAACAACCACGACGACGCCCTCCAGTTTGAGCCCATCCACCGTGTGGTGTTCGGCGTTGACCCGGAAAAGGTCATCGCCGCCTTTAAGGATGCCTATCCCAGCGCCTATGAGGGCCAGGGCGAGGGCCATACCATTGCCTACACCTATGCCGGCCACAGCGGCTGCCTCACGGTGCCCGACCCCAAGGTGCAGCTGGCTGTTGGTACGCTTCAGAGCTTTTTGGACCAGTACCTCAAGGCCAACGGCGGCGAGGTGGACTATATCCACGGCGACGAGGTCACCGACGAACTGGGTTCCAAGCCCGGCAACATCGGCTTTAAGCTCCCCGCCATGGGCAAGGACCAGCTGTTCAAGACTGTGATGGCCGACGGCGTGCTGCCCCGGAAGACCTTCTCCATGGGCCATGCCCAGGATAAGCGCTATTACGTGGAGGCCCGCAAGATCAAGTAA
- a CDS encoding SLC13 family permease yields MEAEKCIGKRVLDWLRRDPVLAASCAAALLSTLFVPPSRAYLSYLDLRVLCLLSSLMVTVAGLKKAGAFAFLMGRILKVVHNTRTLSAALIGVCFFTSMLVTNDVALITFVPLTILMLAQRQRLMAFVIVLQTVAANLGSMLTPLGNPQNLYLYGRFNLSAGRFLSIMALPTAISLLLLCLALLWIRPEAVVAPVEAMPACPKAVLPWAGLFCVCLLAVLHVLPYGLALAVVVLAAAVLDRPILRSVDYSLLLTFAFFFLLIGNIKSIPAVSQGLSTLLNGRELTAGILLSQVISNVPAAMLLAGFTENYEPLLLGVNIGGLGTLIASMASVISYKLYAAQESARPGRYLALFTGINLLFLGVLWAAAALL; encoded by the coding sequence TTGGAAGCAGAAAAGTGCATAGGAAAGCGGGTGCTGGATTGGCTGCGCCGGGACCCGGTGCTGGCGGCCTCCTGTGCGGCGGCACTGCTCTCCACTTTATTTGTACCGCCCTCCCGGGCCTATCTCTCCTATCTGGACCTGCGCGTTCTCTGCCTGCTGTCCTCTCTGATGGTGACTGTGGCGGGATTGAAAAAGGCCGGCGCCTTTGCATTCCTGATGGGCCGAATCCTGAAGGTGGTACATAATACCCGTACTCTGTCCGCCGCATTGATCGGCGTCTGCTTTTTCACCAGCATGCTGGTGACCAATGACGTTGCGTTGATTACCTTTGTCCCTCTTACCATTCTGATGCTTGCGCAGCGGCAGCGGCTGATGGCATTTGTCATCGTGCTCCAAACAGTGGCCGCCAATCTTGGCAGCATGCTCACCCCCTTGGGGAATCCTCAGAATCTCTACCTGTATGGCCGGTTCAACCTGTCTGCCGGGCGGTTTTTGTCCATCATGGCGCTTCCCACCGCCATCTCCCTGCTGCTGTTGTGCCTGGCCCTTCTGTGGATCAGGCCTGAGGCCGTTGTAGCGCCGGTGGAGGCGATGCCCGCTTGCCCCAAAGCGGTGCTTCCCTGGGCCGGGCTGTTCTGCGTGTGCCTGCTGGCTGTGCTCCACGTGCTTCCCTATGGGCTGGCCCTTGCGGTTGTAGTGCTTGCAGCGGCCGTTCTGGACCGTCCTATCCTGCGCAGTGTGGATTACAGCCTGCTGCTCACCTTTGCGTTCTTTTTCCTGCTGATCGGAAACATCAAAAGCATCCCCGCCGTCAGCCAAGGGCTTTCCACCCTGCTGAACGGGCGGGAGTTGACCGCCGGCATCCTGCTGAGCCAAGTTATCAGCAATGTGCCTGCGGCGATGCTGCTGGCCGGGTTTACGGAGAACTATGAGCCTCTTCTCTTAGGCGTGAACATAGGGGGGCTTGGCACGCTGATCGCCTCCATGGCCAGCGTGATCTCCTACAAGCTGTATGCCGCACAGGAGAGTGCCCGGCCCGGCAGATACCTGGCCCTGTTTACAGGAATCAACCTGCTGTTCCTTGGCGTGCTGTGGGCCGCCGCGGCACTGCTCTGA
- a CDS encoding DUF378 domain-containing protein codes for MVIDKIALILTIIGALNWGSIGIFGFDIVAFLCGGQMATLSRIIYALVGIAGLWCISLLFREREETGHAPHTA; via the coding sequence ATGGTCATCGATAAGATTGCCCTCATCCTGACGATTATCGGCGCCCTGAACTGGGGCAGCATCGGAATTTTCGGCTTCGATATTGTAGCCTTCCTGTGCGGCGGACAGATGGCGACCCTCAGCCGAATCATCTACGCACTGGTCGGCATCGCCGGACTCTGGTGCATCTCTCTCCTGTTCAGGGAGCGCGAGGAAACCGGCCACGCACCTCACACTGCGTAA
- a CDS encoding flavodoxin family protein codes for MNCCILMGSPRKNGNTQALTAPFAGELERLGIGCSTLWLYDLELKPCLGCRACQRDWAQFGCVQRDDMQKVFDSVLACQLLVLATPVYSWYCTPPMKAVLDRLVYGMNKYYGEEKGPSLWEGKKVALITTCGYPPEKGADLLNEGLRRYCKHSRLSYLGMLAERHMGYGSVFMDREKERHAVEFARRAAAALY; via the coding sequence GTGAATTGCTGCATCCTTATGGGAAGCCCCCGGAAAAACGGGAATACCCAGGCCCTGACGGCCCCCTTTGCCGGGGAACTGGAACGGCTTGGCATTGGGTGCAGCACCCTTTGGCTCTATGACCTGGAGCTGAAGCCCTGCCTCGGCTGCCGGGCCTGCCAGCGGGACTGGGCTCAGTTTGGATGTGTCCAGCGGGATGATATGCAAAAGGTATTTGACTCCGTGCTTGCCTGCCAGCTTCTGGTGCTGGCCACGCCGGTTTACTCCTGGTACTGCACGCCGCCCATGAAGGCTGTGCTGGACCGGCTGGTGTACGGCATGAATAAGTACTATGGCGAGGAGAAGGGCCCCTCTCTTTGGGAAGGGAAGAAGGTAGCGTTGATCACCACCTGCGGTTACCCGCCGGAAAAGGGGGCTGATTTGCTGAACGAGGGGCTGCGGCGCTATTGTAAGCACTCCAGGCTCAGCTATCTTGGCATGTTAGCGGAGCGCCACATGGGCTATGGCAGTGTTTTCATGGATCGGGAAAAGGAGCGTCACGCCGTGGAGTTCGCACGCCGTGCGGCCGCTGCGCTCTATTGA
- a CDS encoding Rqc2 family fibronectin-binding protein, whose translation MPLDALCLHAVVEELRPRIVGTRIDKVQQPARDQVILLLRKDRLLLNAGANSPRIHLTAQLRDNPAQPPMFCMLLRKHLTGGKLIALDQPGLERVVELTFEVTTELGEPGVRKLVLEAMGRRSNLILLDGEGRIVDCMRRVDAEMSPLRQVLPGLYYRLPPAPEGKESLIEATEESFREAFGRANPEKTVDGWLLERFFGLSPLTAREISCRCGAERLFELGGDGAGRLWNEIVQLQDTIRENHFTPTAIKRDGKFVDFSYREILQYGADVEQAVYGSFSELMDDFYEERERQDRVRQRGQDIIRTVTTARDRVARKIALQEKDYAATKDRDQLRICGDLITANLYRMEKGMPSFTTENFYDEACGPITIPLDPLLTPQQNAAKFYKRYNKTKTAERYLAEQLTKGRGELSYLESVLEEIGRAESEQDFMEIRSELRQAGYLRRQSGERKEMKRPASRPREFRSSAGMRILVGRNNRQNDALTTKEADRRDLWFHTQKIHGSHVILCTQGREPDRQSMMEAAMLAAWFSQASGGQNVPVDYTPVKFVKKPAGAQPGMVVYETYQTVYVTPEETLAKKLEVRR comes from the coding sequence ATGCCACTGGACGCCCTTTGCCTTCACGCGGTGGTGGAGGAGCTGCGGCCCCGGATTGTGGGGACGCGGATTGACAAGGTGCAGCAGCCCGCAAGGGACCAGGTGATTTTATTGCTGCGCAAGGACCGGCTTCTGCTGAATGCCGGCGCCAACTCTCCACGCATCCACTTGACCGCCCAGTTGCGGGACAACCCGGCCCAGCCACCCATGTTCTGCATGCTGCTGCGCAAACACCTGACCGGCGGAAAGCTGATCGCCCTGGACCAGCCCGGCCTGGAGCGGGTGGTGGAGTTGACGTTCGAAGTCACCACTGAGTTGGGTGAGCCGGGCGTCCGCAAGCTGGTGTTGGAGGCCATGGGCCGCCGGTCCAACTTGATCCTTTTGGATGGAGAGGGGCGGATCGTCGACTGTATGCGCCGGGTGGACGCGGAGATGTCACCGCTGCGCCAGGTGCTGCCGGGCCTCTATTACCGGCTGCCGCCCGCCCCCGAGGGCAAGGAGTCATTGATCGAGGCGACGGAGGAGTCCTTCCGGGAGGCTTTCGGCCGCGCCAATCCGGAGAAGACGGTGGACGGATGGCTGTTGGAGCGCTTCTTCGGCCTCTCTCCGCTGACGGCCCGGGAGATAAGCTGCCGCTGCGGCGCAGAGCGGCTCTTTGAACTGGGCGGAGACGGCGCCGGCCGGCTGTGGAACGAGATCGTGCAGCTTCAAGATACGATACGGGAAAATCACTTTACACCGACTGCAATCAAACGGGATGGGAAGTTTGTGGATTTCTCCTACCGGGAGATTTTACAGTATGGAGCCGATGTGGAACAGGCCGTCTATGGCAGCTTTTCTGAGCTGATGGACGACTTCTATGAAGAACGGGAACGCCAGGACCGGGTGCGCCAGCGGGGGCAGGACATCATCCGCACCGTCACCACGGCCCGGGATCGTGTGGCCCGGAAGATCGCATTGCAGGAAAAGGACTACGCCGCTACAAAGGATCGGGATCAGCTGCGCATCTGCGGCGATCTGATCACCGCCAACCTCTACCGGATGGAGAAGGGGATGCCCTCTTTCACCACAGAAAATTTTTATGATGAGGCCTGCGGGCCCATCACCATCCCGTTGGACCCACTGCTGACGCCTCAGCAGAACGCCGCCAAATTCTATAAGCGGTACAACAAGACGAAAACCGCCGAACGGTATCTGGCAGAGCAGCTGACAAAGGGCAGGGGGGAGCTTAGTTATCTGGAAAGCGTGCTGGAGGAGATCGGCCGGGCGGAGAGTGAGCAGGACTTTATGGAGATTCGCTCCGAACTGCGCCAGGCGGGATACCTCCGGCGCCAGAGCGGGGAGCGCAAGGAGATGAAGCGCCCGGCCTCCCGGCCCAGGGAGTTCCGCTCCTCCGCGGGGATGCGCATCCTGGTGGGACGGAACAACCGCCAGAACGATGCGCTGACCACAAAGGAGGCTGACCGCCGGGACCTCTGGTTCCACACCCAGAAAATCCACGGTTCCCATGTGATTTTGTGCACCCAGGGCCGTGAGCCGGACCGGCAGAGCATGATGGAGGCCGCCATGCTGGCAGCCTGGTTTTCCCAGGCCAGCGGGGGGCAGAATGTTCCGGTGGACTATACGCCGGTAAAATTTGTGAAAAAGCCTGCCGGAGCCCAGCCGGGCATGGTGGTGTACGAGACGTATCAGACCGTTTATGTGACGCCGGAGGAGACTCTGGCCAAGAAGCTGGAGGTCAGGCGGTGA
- the apgM gene encoding 2,3-bisphosphoglycerate-independent phosphoglycerate mutase — MKYILVIGDGMADNPVVELGGKTPLETAKKPTIDRLAAQGQVGHVVNCPEPLPAGSETAILSIFGCDPLRYFTGRSPMEAAASGIELHPGDVAYRCNLIALSDEGGALAQRRILSHSAGSIEGADALRVMEILEGDEAFRKLEEEAGMEIHRFPAFRQIAVQHGGDVEGIRLIPPHDHLGEAAGPLLPSGNQNAKMLLELEEVAHRILDRHPFNEKRRKEGKLPANGIWFWAEGTAVELPDFQKAYGHWGGVISAVPLCHGIGVLRGLRQIEVEGATGELDTNFEGKMQAAYDLLHTEADFVCIHVEAPDECTHNGDLKGKLQAIEWLDSRLLTPLLKRLDGESMDYRVLLLSDHKTLTATRGHAGGPVPFLLYQSGVDSGQGGVYDEKAGLAGRCVSAGCELLEYLFGRRQL; from the coding sequence ATGAAATACATTTTAGTCATTGGAGACGGCATGGCGGACAACCCGGTGGTGGAGTTGGGCGGAAAAACCCCGCTGGAAACAGCAAAAAAGCCCACCATTGACCGTCTGGCGGCACAGGGGCAGGTGGGACATGTGGTCAACTGCCCGGAGCCGCTGCCAGCTGGAAGCGAGACTGCAATTTTGTCAATTTTTGGATGCGATCCCCTGCGTTATTTCACCGGCCGCTCCCCGATGGAGGCTGCGGCCTCCGGCATTGAACTGCACCCGGGCGACGTGGCGTACCGCTGTAACCTCATCGCCCTGAGCGACGAGGGGGGAGCGCTGGCGCAGCGGCGCATTCTCTCCCACAGCGCGGGAAGCATCGAGGGCGCCGACGCGCTCCGGGTCATGGAGATTCTGGAGGGTGATGAGGCCTTCCGAAAGCTGGAAGAGGAGGCGGGGATGGAGATCCACCGCTTCCCGGCCTTTCGCCAGATCGCCGTGCAGCATGGCGGAGACGTGGAAGGTATCCGCCTGATCCCGCCCCACGACCACTTGGGTGAGGCGGCGGGGCCGCTGCTCCCCTCCGGGAATCAGAACGCGAAAATGCTGTTGGAGCTGGAGGAGGTGGCACATCGGATTTTGGACCGCCATCCCTTCAACGAGAAGCGGCGCAAAGAGGGAAAGCTGCCTGCCAACGGCATCTGGTTCTGGGCAGAGGGCACGGCGGTGGAGCTGCCGGACTTCCAAAAGGCCTATGGCCACTGGGGCGGCGTCATCAGCGCCGTGCCGCTGTGCCATGGCATCGGTGTTCTCAGAGGCCTGCGGCAGATCGAGGTGGAGGGCGCCACAGGGGAGCTCGACACCAATTTTGAGGGAAAGATGCAGGCGGCCTATGACCTTCTCCACACGGAGGCGGATTTTGTCTGCATCCACGTGGAGGCGCCGGACGAGTGCACCCACAACGGAGACCTGAAGGGAAAGCTCCAGGCCATCGAGTGGCTGGATTCCCGGCTGCTGACTCCCTTGCTGAAGCGGCTGGATGGAGAGTCCATGGACTACCGCGTGCTGCTGCTCAGCGACCATAAGACGCTGACCGCCACCCGGGGCCACGCCGGAGGGCCTGTGCCGTTCCTGCTCTACCAAAGCGGGGTGGACAGCGGCCAAGGCGGTGTCTACGATGAAAAGGCCGGCTTGGCGGGACGCTGCGTGAGCGCGGGCTGCGAGCTGCTGGAGTATCTTTTTGGACGCAGGCAGCTGTAA
- a CDS encoding Mini-ribonuclease 3, which translates to MDDYFHVILQPDDIRAISSIGLAHLGDAVYELLVRTWLCAHGKATGKGLHRATIGLVCAPAQAQRAERILPRLTEEELAVFRRGRNAQVHSIPQHASRGQYAEATALEALFGYLYLQGRQERINQLFLWMMEE; encoded by the coding sequence ATGGACGATTATTTTCACGTGATATTGCAGCCGGACGACATCCGGGCCATCAGCAGCATCGGGCTGGCCCACTTGGGCGACGCGGTGTACGAGCTGTTGGTACGGACGTGGCTGTGCGCCCACGGCAAGGCAACCGGAAAAGGCCTCCACCGCGCCACCATCGGACTGGTGTGCGCGCCGGCCCAGGCGCAGCGGGCGGAGCGGATCCTGCCCCGGCTGACGGAGGAGGAACTGGCGGTATTCCGCCGGGGCCGCAATGCCCAGGTGCACAGCATCCCCCAGCACGCCAGCCGCGGACAGTACGCGGAGGCCACCGCGCTGGAGGCGCTGTTCGGCTACCTCTACCTGCAGGGCAGGCAGGAGCGGATCAACCAGCTATTTCTATGGATGATGGAGGAGTGA
- a CDS encoding helix-turn-helix transcriptional regulator has protein sequence MDTVTAVRNRILELCGERDLTINHLANLAGLPPSSLKNILYGKSQNPKIVTIKKLCDGLEITLPEFFNTKEFTELEQEIR, from the coding sequence ATGGATACTGTAACCGCTGTGCGGAACCGGATTCTGGAACTGTGTGGAGAGCGGGATCTGACCATCAATCATCTGGCAAACCTGGCGGGACTCCCTCCGTCCAGCCTGAAGAACATCCTATATGGAAAGAGCCAGAATCCGAAGATTGTCACCATCAAAAAACTGTGTGACGGCTTGGAGATCACCCTGCCGGAATTCTTCAACACAAAGGAATTCACCGAGCTGGAGCAGGAGATCCGCTGA